TGcacaaattaaatatataaaattaaaatagagtaattttttataatatttaattattcataatacattaaaaattaaagaaattatatAAGTTTTATGGATTTATAAAGACAATAAAGCTGTTAGTTGAGCTTGATATATACAAGGCTTGAGTTCGAATTGGATAAGCTTTTTAATTAATAAACAAGTTCAAACTTGATgagatttaatttctttattatcAAGTCTGAATCGATAAACATGTAGTTGGAGAAGCTGGAATCCAGTAAGTGACCTAGAAACAATCTTCAACTTGGCTGTGTAATATCAAAGGCATGTTTATATCAAACATTTACAAACAAATTTAAACACTACTAAACTTGTTTTTGTTAATCTTCATAACTAAAGTCTATTcacaaattaaatatataaaattaaaatagagtaattttttataatattaaattattcataatacatttaaaattaaagaaattatatAAGTTTTATGGATTTATAAAGACAATAAAGCTGTTAGTTGAGCTTGATATGTACAAGGCTTGAGTTCGAATTGGATAAGCTTTTTAATATAAACAAGTTCAAACTTGATgagatttaatttctttattatcAAGTCTGAATCGATAAACATAAAGTTGGAGAAGCTGGAATCCATAAGTGACCTAGAAACAATCTTCAACTTGGCTGTGGAATATCAAAGGCATGTTTATATCATATCAACATTATCACACGAAGTGCATCGTTTCATCATAGCACTAATTAAGCAGCTAGCGGCACTACGGATTATTAGTGCCTTCCAAGACGATCGCATTATTTATAACTTTATAAGTTGGATGAGAAGGGAATTTTCTTCTACTTGATAATCCGTCTCTATAATTTGAGATTAGCCAGATACAATTCTACTCACTACTAATTAATCTGCTCTAAAATGGAGAAAATGCAAATTAGCAGCTTTTACTCTTCCCTGCTCCTCCTCCTTGTGCTGCTTCATCTTGCTGCAGAAGTGAGACCTCAACTGAGCTCCGATTTCTACGCGCAGAGCTGCCCCAACGTGCTCAAGGTGGTGCGACGCCAAGTGTTGAATGCGGTGAAGACAGAGATGAGGATGGCGGCTTCGCTGCTCAGGCTCCACTTCCATGATTGCTTCGTCAATGTCTGCCTCAAATGAACTCCCTTGTTTCTCTTGCGCGTCTTCAACtgcttcagatagaggttcttcTCGCTGTGCAGGGCTGCGATGGTTCCATTCTTCTCGACGGCAGCGACGGCGAGAAGTTCGCCTTCCCCAACATAAACTCTGCTCGGGGATTCGAGGTCGTCGACGCCATCAAGGCCGCCGTCGAAGACGAGTGCGGTGGAGTCGTCTCTTGCGCGGATATACTCGCCATTGCTGCCAGAGATGCTGTTCTTTTGGTGCCTACTCGATCCTCTGTTTCTGTTCATTTAATTGTGTCTGGTTTTGGTTAATTTGGGGCGTAGCAGAGTGGTGGGCCTTCGTGGAGAGTCCTCCTCGGCCGGAGAGATGGCCTCGTCGCTAACCAATCCGGAGCCAACTCCAACCTTCCGTCTCCGTTCGAAAGCGTCGCCGCCATCTTCCAGAAATTTAAGGACGTCGGCCTCGATTCCATCACCGACGTCGTCGCTTTATCAGGTTAACTATTTCAAGAAGTTGGTGGATTTTAACATGAATCGACTTTATAATTCACTACCGTTCCTGTTCAGGTGGGCACACGATCGGGCTGGCGCGATGTTTCTTGTTCAGAAACAGGTTCTCCGGCGACGACATGCCGCTGGAATCGAACATGGCGTCGGAGCTGCAGAGCCTCTGCGCACAGAGCAGCGACGGCAACGCGACGGCGGCGCTCGACCGGAACTCGGTGGACGTGTTCGACAAGCATTACTTCACGAATTTGAAAGGAGAAAGGGGGCTGCTGTCGTCGGACCAGCGGCTGTACTCCGGCGATGACGCCGCGACCAAGGCGCTGGTGGAGATCTACAGCGACAACGTGGCGCTTTTCTTCGCCGACTTCGCCAAGTCCATGATCAGGATGGGGAACTCGAGCCCGCTCACTGGGAGCGCCGGAGAAATACGAAAGAATTGCAGGGTTGTGAACTAAGGCTGTGCTGGACGTACTCTGGTAAATGTAATAAATAATGTAATGTAATTATTACATTACTATATTTGGTAAAGGACTTTCGCTTGAGAAAGAGTAATGCATTCAACTCACTGTGTAGCCTTCGTTAGTCACTTAACATATACCAGCTCCGGCTGAGAATAACTCGACACGATTAACTTTTGAGATAGCAAAATGTGTTTATATGTGCATTCACTTGGTTAAGGATTGTCAACTAGTGTCAATGTACTGTGAAATCATATAAAATGATCCAAGTCTTTAAAGTTTCATATATCGTCAAGCCAGTTGTTTGGAGTTGTCTACTTCAACCATATCCTATGATAACACTCAGTAGCATTTATCTTGGTTATACAAAGTTAACTTACTTGTCCAACTTATCTGGTTGATTGAAATCTTCTTATGCTAacacaaattcaaataaaaaagtcATATTACCTTTTATCAGCAATTCAGTCGACTTAATAAAATTTCAAGTAACTCAAATCATGTCCGGTTGGCTAAACTCCTTGTTCAAAAATTCAAACCCAACATGTGAACCTTGAAATTATAATCTTATAATCTCATTGAAAGCTTACTCTCTTCTAGACTTCATCAATTTGCCCGATAATCCATATCTTCAGTACTCCCTACACAAGCTGCACTTTCATGTCCACCAAGGTTGCACATTAAGAGTTCCTCTGTTTGCCCCAAAACCATGCTTCACATCTGACGTGGCAGCTATGGGGATTCGTAGACActcagtcaaaagtcaagctgaGTTATAAGCCAAAGAGATCAACTTAGGTCAAGACAGATCTGAGTTGAGGTTAGATTCGTCCTGTTCGGTCTCACCCAACTTCTGCATCTCGGTCTCATCCGACTCCTCTAGCTCGGTCTCACCTGATTCCTCTAGTTCGGTCTCACTTGATTCTTCTAGCTCGGTTTCACCCGACTCTTTAGCTCAACCATTCCTGACTCCCTCAGCTTGGCCCATGCCAAAATCATCCGGATGAAAGTGGGGAATATGTACGCTGAGATACGAGAAGCATGGGGAGTGACTAGGGTAGGGATAAGGGAGCGGAGGTTTTATGTGGTAGCCCCACAACTCGAACATGGGGTTCGTGCCCCTCAGGCTAGGAGAGGATACAAGAGAAAGCCCGCTTTGGCAGGTGCAAGTACATACACATAAGACACAAACACTCTACTACTTTATAGGGTTTTCTCCTAACCAACCCTCTTCAAATTTGAGggggagtcttggcgcaacggtaaaattattgctttgtgaccaaaagatcacgagtttgaatcctggaaacagccttttGCAAAAAACAGCGTAAGATtacatacaatggatccttccctgagACGGCCTGACACTGAGACACATGAAAGTTTTCTTACTACATGTCGTGCCTTGAGTTCCACAAGGGATCTTATCAGAACAACAATACCTATGAGTTCGCCCATGGCGTGTTTGAGAGTTGTCTCCACTCGACACAATATCAAACTCGATTGTGCAAGGATGCAACCGGTTGTAATCGTCCGGTTTGCTTCTTCACCCACAAATCGGAAGAAGTATTTCTTACCATGAATCCCTAAGCAACATCAGTTGTCGGGATAGTGTTGCCCTTGCCGCATTCGTCATCCCCAGGATGCTGGTTATTATATCACGTCTCGAGGGTAAGGTTATCAGACGAAAATTGGACAACACATTCCCTGTAACAATGACAATTGAAATATGGATACATAGTCATAAATGACAACACATTCCCACACGTCTAGATTACCCATACAAcgggaaaaaaaaactaaaaatgtcTACCCTAGACAATAGAGGGATCTACTTGATCCACTCTAGACGTGAAAACAACACAGACTGCCAGCTGGCCCGGTTTGACACAACAACCATCAAACTAAACAAAAGACCAACACCAGACAAAAATCCGCACTCAAGTTGATTATTACATGAATATGTTCAAAAAACTAAAATATGAGTAaaagcaacataaaaaaaataaaactctcgATGGGACATGGGATTGACAGGCATGATCCTTCAAGCAACTCCTTACAAatatcatctacctgctacctgaatgAAGAACAAAAATACAACAGGTAGTGAGTCTAAATGAATTCCGCTGGTaatagaagatagtgcatgataataACATAAGGAGAGCAAAGGTATACAGTATCAAGaaaatacttactacaaaagtaaatgtGTCACTATAATCGTCTGCTAACTAAAGTATAACTAACAATAATAATTCTCCACTAACTTGCTCAACCAGGTGTGATCAATAAATCAGAAGTACCTACAGTACATCTCAACCTGCATGAACAAATACATGActaacatataacaagtatataATAAGCATTGACTGCAAGAGAATGCTCTACCATCGATGGTCTTGTGAGCAGTCAGGGTAAACAAATAGTCACTGTTTATAGGCGAACTCGCTACTACAAATGATCTTGTGGGCAAATAGGGTAAGTAAGCAATCACTATTTGCGGGCAAATTCGCTATCACGAATGGTGTCGTGGGCAGACATGGTATATATACATAGTTGTCTAGCTACGGACCGCACGCGAACTCGCTACCACGAATGGTCTCGTGGGCAGTCATATATATATCATGATCGTTGACGACTCTCTCAATCACAAGTGGGAGACAATAGTCAACAGGATATACTAACGGTCGCTAACAACCTTCTCAACCAAGagtgggagacaatggtcgatacAATATAACAACGATTGCGGATGACTCTCTCTCAACtatgaatgagagacaatggtcgGCAGGGTATAACAATGTAACTATACATAGAAAGGTCTAACCTCACTAGTGTTTAGGAATGAGTCTAAATAACAAACAAGGTTAAGTAGAATACTCGAGATCCTAAACTACGGTATGATCTTACAAATACACAGGTATGAATAAATATCAAGCTGGTAACTTAGTTCAATATTCTATAGCTATGCTACGGTATAGTATCGCTGGCATAATAGTATGAGCAATAATGGTCATAAATAGCATGAATAACAATGAAACTGGatggacactacaacaaaaactgcaaacgacaacacccctacgacaacggttttaagagaaagcgttgtgtatttgctcaaagacaacggtttttgccaaaaccgttgtctttgaactccccattaaatataaaagacaatggttttagcaaaactgttgtcattgagcaatatttttttaaaacgacaacactttttacaacggttttataaatcattgtctttatccgcgtttttagcggctacgacaacagttttgaaaaaaccgttgtaatttaatttggtcattttcccccctcgctgttttcctttccctcgctgttttcttttcggcgccgtgtttttCCTTCGCGCTCCCGAACCTAAGgcaattttctttccctctcctcatacaatctcttcacgcctcccctagatcttcctccacgacggtGTGCTCCTCTCGTTCCCTAGTGAGCAGGTTTCTGAGTTCGACGAGGCCCTTTGACCTTCCATTGTTGCTTCTTTCActcgtggaaccttttgatcggACGAGGTGTATTTCTTCGGCAAAGGTTGCACTCCTAGTCCGTcgattcataacctaggtcttgtcttctttggatttgtgctagagccatagtcaaggtagattcataacctaggtcttgtcttcgtTCATAAATGTTGTCTCGAAATTAAAATCTACTTTTGATTCCACTATGCTTGTATCTGCAAGCTCaacattctcttttcttcttatttttagctTTTTGAT
This region of Zingiber officinale cultivar Zhangliang chromosome 9A, Zo_v1.1, whole genome shotgun sequence genomic DNA includes:
- the LOC122018628 gene encoding peroxidase N-like, whose product is MEKMQISSFYSSLLLLLVLLHLAAEVRPQLSSDFYAQSCPNVLKVVRRQVLNAVKTEMRMAASLLRLHFHDCFVNGCDGSILLDGSDGEKFAFPNINSARGFEVVDAIKAAVEDECGGVVSCADILAIAARDAVLLSGGPSWRVLLGRRDGLVANQSGANSNLPSPFESVAAIFQKFKDVGLDSITDVVALSGGHTIGLARCFLFRNRFSGDDMPLESNMASELQSLCAQSSDGNATAALDRNSVDVFDKHYFTNLKGERGLLSSDQRLYSGDDAATKALVEIYSDNVALFFADFAKSMIRMGNSSPLTGSAGEIRKNCRVVN